From Peromyscus maniculatus bairdii isolate BWxNUB_F1_BW_parent chromosome 8, HU_Pman_BW_mat_3.1, whole genome shotgun sequence, a single genomic window includes:
- the Sap30l gene encoding histone deacetylase complex subunit SAP30L, protein MNGFSTEEDSREGPPAAPAAAPGYGQSCCLIADGERCVRPAGNASFSKRVQKSISQKKLKLDIDKSVRHLYICDFHKNFIQSVRNKRKRKTSDDGGDSPEHDADIPEVDLFQLQVNTLRRYKRHYKLQTRPGFNKAQLAETVSRHFRNIPVNEKETLAYFIYMVKSNRSRLDQKSEGSKQLE, encoded by the exons ATGAACGGTTTCAGCACCGAGGAGGACAGCCGCGAAGGGCCCCctgccgcccccgccgccgccccggGCTACGGCCAGAGCTGCTGCCTCATCGCGGACGGTGAGCGCTGCGTCCGGCCCGCGGGCAACGCCTCCTTCAGCAAGAGGGTGCAGAAGAGCATCTCGCAGAAGAAACTCAAGCTGGACATCGACAAGAGC GTAAGGCACCTGTACATCTGCGACTTCCATAAAAATTTCATCCAGAGCGTCCGGAATAAACGGAAGAGGAAGACAAGTGATGACGGCGGAGATTCCCCCGAGCATGACGCTGACATTCCTGAG GTTGATCTGTTCCAGCTGCAGGTGAACACTCTCCGACGCTACAAACGGCACTACAAGCTGCAGACCAGACCCGGCTTCAACAAGGCCCAGCTAGCAGAA ACTGTGAGCCGACACTTCAGGAACATCCCCGTGAATGAGAAAGAAACGCTCGCCTACTTCATCTACATGGTGAAGAGTAACAGGAGCAGACTGGACCAGAAATCGGAGGGCAGCAAGCAGCTGGAGTGA